The Capsicum annuum cultivar UCD-10X-F1 unplaced genomic scaffold, UCD10Xv1.1 ctg23816, whole genome shotgun sequence DNA segment GGATGGACAGATGGTGGCAAGATTGAAGCCAAGTATACCTCCAGGGCCGCCGAATTGTATAAACAATTACTCTCAAAAGAAGTTGCTAAAAGTAAAGCGGAGGAAAGTAAAGAAGAAGATGCCGGTTTGCCAGCATCACCTGTTGCTCTCAGGCTGTGCAGACTACAAATAGATTTTCTAATATTAAGACTAGTGAAGCTCCAAAACAAACTTCATCATTTAAGGATGAGACACCAGAGATTTCCGCTTCACCCAAAGCATCACAATCTGCTTTTACTACTTCAATTAAGAAACCTATAGTTGCAAAGAAATCTGGCAAGCCAGGTGGACTTGGAGCTCGGAAACTTACTAAAAAGTTACGATCTTAGTCTTCCAAGCTGTAGAAATGGGTGCAGGGTATCAATTGCATACTTTAAAATGAAGATTTATGCATGCAGTTTAGAGTAAGGTGTTTAACAAATTTGGAATTCAAATTAATTGATTGAGCATCTTCACAGTCAAGTGAAAGTCTGTACCACCAGAAGCCTGAAGAACTGCCTGTTTAAGTTTCTTCCTCCAACTCCGCAAGTAATTTCACCAACTGGTGGCTCATCATCATTCACATCTCGTTTCGAGTACACAGACAATGTCCAACCCTCTGAGATAAGTTCTGGATGTGTTCTTAACCATGTATCCCCTCCAATGTCCCCCAATTTGTTTGCGGACTATGGAAT contains these protein-coding regions:
- the LOC124890747 gene encoding probable ADP-ribosylation factor GTPase-activating protein AGD9; its protein translation is MVARLKPSIPPGPPNCINNYSQKKLLKVKRRKVKKKMPTSEAPKQTSSFKDETPEISASPKASQSAFTTSIKKPIVAKKSGKPGGLGARKLTKNQVKVCTTRSLKNCLFKFLPPTPQVISPTGGSSSFTSRFEYTDNVQPSEISSGCVLNHVSPPMSPNLFADYGMDSSFIKKNSKSSKVQ